CCTGGTTAGCGTTCTCACGTCTCAACAATGATGGAGATCTAATCTCGAGATTAGAGAAGAATTACAAATTAGATTATCAATTTAGATAGTTACCGTAAGTGAAATCTCTTAGTCGCTCTGCTCTAACTTGGAACATATAAATCAGAAGGCATCGGTAACAGTATCATCGGATTACTTCTGCGCAACCACCGCCACTTTTAGGGTATCATCATCATTAATTGATGATCCattggattttgaaaaaaaaaaattgttgattgTGTCGGTTCTATGTGAATACGGTATGCAAGGAACATCATTTGCCCACAAACAAACACACATATAACGAGTGAAAGCatagaaaaataatacataCATAAATGAGAAGAGGAGAAGGCACTACAACAAAATGGGCTTTGAGTGACACATAATTGCCAACACATATTAAGCGTTGGCAAAAGTCagcaaaaaaatgtttttgccAACCTTTCAATATCTTTAACAacccttattttattattcctttaaaaaaatatataagtaaataattagataaaattttgttttaatattttataatttttattttaaattttattttgtaattatatagactattattttttaaaatcaaattatatacttatttttatctcaaacctaaaatttattaatattttgagttaattaaatataaagtcattattaatattaaattaattaaatagaattaatattcttaaataaataatataataaaattatttattaaataaattatttataatttcaagttaaatttaataaatttataattgggCTAATTTAATTGTATTGTGAATTTTGTATGGGCTTTTTTCAAATGATATATGGGCTATTTTAATGGTGCCTTCTTAATGGATTTATTCATTTGGGCACTAATAAACTGAAAAGTTTAGaacatcaattaatattttctctccACTAGGTTTCTCTAATTTTGCTGCATCATCCATCCGCGCCGCTTCGTCTTTCCCGGACACCATCTCTCCTTCAACTTTATGTACGCATCGAGATTCAAAGAAGAGTAAGAGTTTGATCTAAATTCTTCTAAGTTACGGATTTCTATAAACAGACTTCTCTTCGTTTTCCGTCTTCATTCTCTCAGATTGCCAAGAGTAAGTTAGCTTCTTTGCATTCTTTAATCAGATCCATCATTTTATGCTTTCGCTCTTCCTGTTTAAGCACGATTCCGTAGTTTCATCTCATGCTATGTTTTATTGCTTCGTAGTTTGTTGCTGTTGGAAGATACAAATGAACTCTGTTTCATTCTCCAAGAATATGTTTAGCTAGTTTCTGCTTATCATGATGCGAATTCTAATCAATAGATCTAGTTGGTTTAGTACCGCATTTGATGATTTTCCTGGCCATTGATCGCTCTAGGGTGTATTCTTTTGTGATAAAATAGTGTATATATATGATTGTGGTTTTGTTCAGTATCTTCAACAACAGAACATTGACTGtaatttctcaaattttatGGCTATGAAGGTCTCGACCTAGGTTTATCTGATCTTTTTTAGTATATTTGTAACACAGTCTTCTTATCTAAGTTTTTATAAGTTATTGATTCTGAAGGCAACAAAAGGAAAATGGTAGCCTTtgatatttgttaatatattagtATTCATCTTTCCCTTTAAGCAAAAATAGAAGATAATGATGATAAGATCTTCTAATAAACCATTGATGTTGGCTCTCAGGGTTTCAGTGAATTTGGAGTGAATTTGGGGTTGATGGTGGACCAGCGGCTAAGACCCTGAAACCGAAGTTCAACATCTTCTTGAAGCATGCAACTGATTATACTGGTTTGAAAGTGTCAGATGTTGAAGTAATAATCAACTAGTTAGTCTGCTATAAGatggttttgaaaaaaaacgtAATTGTTTTCTGATATGATTGTTCTTTTCTTTGACAGATCAAACATTTAATTGCAGCTTCAATTGTTATGAAGGGATTGGGAAGCTTTCTTTTCATATTTGGGAGTTCAATTGGAGCCTATTTGCTGGTCTGTAGTGGGtataatctttttcttttttatcagAATTTGATATTGAATTCATCTCACAGTTTTGTTCTGTTTCAGCTTCTTCACAAATTGATAGCCACTCCAATCTTGTACGACTTCTACAACTACAATGATGACAGAAAAGAATATGGTCAACTTTTTGTTAAGTTTACACAGGTACAAATAACAGTCCATTTTCTCTTTATGATTCAAGATAAGGAACATAATTGATggtcattttttttgtttagagtCTGGCATTGTTTGGGGCAATACTGTTCTTCATCGGTATGAATAAAATATCTTCATCACTCTATGTTCTTCCCATTTCGTGATTTGTAAGTATTCCTCcttcatttcataaaatatcTATCTATAGATCTGCATTTATTCATGTATTATCATCTCTATTAAGTCGATTCGAGCTTTATCTATTTCCGATCTCGATTTCTCGATCTTATATGAATTAGAAATGTATATACCATAGGTtaaaatcaaatgaagaatTATTCTCATGATTTGTGATAATTATGTGTTTTTTGAACCGAAGATGTCAACAGCTATTGATGTTACTCCTAAAGGTGGATTTAATCTCGACTTATGTCGGTGAAATGAAATTCTATTGAACAAAGGACTGAAATCTTTGTCTTTCCTTAAGACTGGAACTACCATTGTTGGCTTAATCTTCTAGGTAACTTTTTTTCTTCACGATTCTCTGACTTCTCTCTATTGAACAAGCATTAATTATTGTTTCTGAATTGATTTACAGGATGGTGTTTTTCTTGGATCTGATACCCGAGCTACTGAAGGACCAATTGTGGCTGATAAAAATTGTGAGAAAATTCATTACATGGCTCCTAACATCTATTGTTGTGGAGCTGGTACTGCGGCTGATACCGAGGCTATTACAGGTGATGTTATAGTTTTCTATATGTTATTATGATAGCATCGATTTACAAAATGTTAAACGTCTTTTGTCGTTTCTATTGTCTGTTTAGATATGGTTAGTTTACAGTTGAAGTTACATCGATTCCAAACTGATCGTAATTCGAGAGTGGTGACTGCTCTTACATTGTTGAAAACTCGTCTTTTCGGGTATTAATATTATCTTGTTATTGAATGTTTTTTGTTTAGAATAGTTTATAAACTTagatttaatgattatttagtTACCAAGGACATGTCTCTACTGATTTGGTTCTTGGTGCTTTGGTTCTTGGTGGAGCTGACATTATTGGTCCACATTTACACACTATGAGTTATATCTACAGAAAAATAATCAACTATAtaagaaaatgttatttttatgcaataatCGGTTTGCAGATTTATCCTCATGGATCAACCGATACTCTTCCATTTGCCACGATGAGTTCTGGTTCACTTGCTGCTACGGCGATATTTGAATGAAATATGGTGAAGGTCTTACTGTAAGTAAGATTCTGTTATCACTTATTAAAAAACAGTCATTTGAATTATTGTTCCTGATTATGGCCTTCGGTCCTCAGAAGGAGGATGGGGTCAAGTTGGTAATTGAGGCTATTTGCTATAGTATATTCAATGACTTGGGCAGTGGAAGCAATGTTGACCTTTGTGTGATCACAAAGGTTAGTTCACTTTCTCACTTTGTTTTAGGAGTCAAACAAAGATGAccatttttaacattttgaaaAAACACTTTCTTAATGTCAGTTATTTTAGGTTTTATATTAGACAtctagagtttgtttgatgttataTGAAGGATAATTTTTTGATAGTTTGGTTGATAATGAAGTGAATTATGATGGGCCCTAATGTATGATTGTGTACGATCTTTGCAGGGACAAACAGAGTAT
This region of Impatiens glandulifera unplaced genomic scaffold, dImpGla2.1, whole genome shotgun sequence genomic DNA includes:
- the LOC124917914 gene encoding uncharacterized protein LOC124917914, translating into EFGVDGGPAAKTLKPKFNIFLKHATDYTGLKVSDVEIKHLIAASIVMKGLGSFLFIFGSSIGAYLLLLHKLIATPILYDFYNYNDDRKEYGQLFVKFTQSLALFGAILFFIGMNKISSSLYVLPIS